In Thermoanaerobaculia bacterium, a genomic segment contains:
- a CDS encoding helix-hairpin-helix domain-containing protein, which translates to MNRKYRWILPLAAAALAASLSASPATTGTPSPYAPPKPPKKGSAGSVRPVRVPTKAAPLDLNTASEREVEALPGVGRAWASRIVEARPYASVAELSRAGLPKVTLERITPLVTVTGKGGAATPMGAADHPMLAPRPSVSRSKAATPPAPGMVWADAETHLYRVEGQPGYGTTKDGKWMTESDAVRAGFRKAEKKQ; encoded by the coding sequence ATGAACCGGAAATACCGCTGGATTCTCCCCCTCGCCGCGGCCGCGCTCGCCGCGTCCCTCTCCGCCTCGCCCGCGACGACGGGAACGCCGTCCCCGTACGCGCCGCCGAAGCCGCCGAAGAAGGGTTCGGCGGGTTCCGTCCGGCCGGTACGGGTGCCCACGAAGGCGGCCCCTCTCGATCTCAATACCGCTTCGGAGCGCGAGGTCGAGGCGCTGCCCGGAGTGGGACGGGCGTGGGCGAGCCGGATCGTGGAGGCCCGCCCGTACGCCTCGGTGGCGGAGCTCTCGCGCGCCGGTCTTCCGAAGGTGACGCTCGAACGCATCACGCCGCTCGTGACGGTGACGGGAAAGGGAGGAGCGGCGACGCCGATGGGAGCCGCCGACCACCCGATGCTCGCTCCCCGGCCGAGCGTCTCCCGCTCGAAGGCCGCGACGCCTCCCGCGCCGGGAATGGTCTGGGCGGACGCCGAAACGCATCTCTATCGCGTCGAGGGACAGCCGGGCTACGGGACGACGAAGGACGGGAAATGGATGACCGAGAGCGACGCGGTCCGGGCGGGTTTCCGGAAAGCGGAGAAGAAGCAGTGA